The sequence CGCACGATGTCACCTAGCACCACGTCACCTAGCACCACGTCACCAAACCGGGAGCTGCAGATGGACCCCACCCAGATGACCGCCGTCGAGCTCGTGGCCGCATATGGCAGCCGGTCACTCTCGCCCGTCGAGGCCACCACCGCGATCCTGGACCGCATCGGGACGGCGGACGGGGATCTCGGGGCCTACTGCCTCGTGGATGGTGACCGCGCCCTGGACCAGGCCCGCGCGTCCGAGGCCCGGTGGCACCGTGACCATCCCCAGGGGCTCCTGGACGGCGTGCCGGTCTCCATCAAGGACATCTTCCTCACGGACGGCTGGCCCACCCTGCGGGGTTCCCGGTCCATCGACCCGGACCAGCCGTGGACGGTGGACTCGCCCGTCGCGGCCCGGCTCCGCTCGGACGGCATGGTCTTCCTGGGCAAGACCACGACGCCGGAGCTCGCCTGGAAGGCGGTCACGGACAGCCCGCTGACGGGCATCACCCGCAACCCCGCCGACCCGCGGTTGACGGCCGGCGGCTCCTCCGGTGGTTCTGCCGCCGCGGTGGCCGCTGGCATGGGGCCGTGCTCCGTGGGGACCGACGGCGGCGGCAGCGTCCGCATCCCGGCCTCCTTCTGCGGCATCGTGGGCTTCAAGCCCACCCACGGGCGGATCCCGCTGTACCCGGCCAGCCCGTTCGGTCCGCTGGCCCATGCCGGGCCGATGACGCGCACGGTGGAGGACACGGCCCTGATGATGGACATCCTGGCGCTGCCGGATCCCCGGGATCCCACTTCGCTGGCGCCGCCGCAACGGACCTTCCGCGGGGAATTCAACCGTGAGGTGGACGGACTGCACGTGGCCTACTCGCGTGACCTCGGCTACGCGAAGGTGGACCGGGAGGTCGCGGGCGTCGTGGACGCGGTGGTGAGGCGGATCGACGAGGCGGGTCTGCCCGTCACCGAGGCCGATCCCGGCTTCACCGATCCGATCGAGGCCTTCGAGGTGCTGTGGGCCAGTGGGGCGGCCACCCTGCTGGACACGATGGCCGCGGCCTCGCCCGGCACCCGGGAGAAGGTCGACCCGGGTCTGGGCCGGGTGTGGGACCGGGGGGAACAGATCAGCGCGGTCGAGTACCTCCGGGCCCGGGATGTCGCTGCGCAGGCGGGTATCACCATGGGCTCCTTCCACGAGGAGCACAACGTGCTGCTCACCCCTGCCGTGGGGATCCCGGCGTTCGAGGCAGGGCACGAGGTCCC comes from Citricoccus muralis and encodes:
- a CDS encoding amidase gives rise to the protein MTAVELVAAYGSRSLSPVEATTAILDRIGTADGDLGAYCLVDGDRALDQARASEARWHRDHPQGLLDGVPVSIKDIFLTDGWPTLRGSRSIDPDQPWTVDSPVAARLRSDGMVFLGKTTTPELAWKAVTDSPLTGITRNPADPRLTAGGSSGGSAAAVAAGMGPCSVGTDGGGSVRIPASFCGIVGFKPTHGRIPLYPASPFGPLAHAGPMTRTVEDTALMMDILALPDPRDPTSLAPPQRTFRGEFNREVDGLHVAYSRDLGYAKVDREVAGVVDAVVRRIDEAGLPVTEADPGFTDPIEAFEVLWASGAATLLDTMAAASPGTREKVDPGLGRVWDRGEQISAVEYLRARDVAAQAGITMGSFHEEHNVLLTPAVGIPAFEAGHEVPPGSGLERWPQWATFSFPFNLTQQPAISIPVGVTAAGLPVGLQIVGPRHSDDLVLAVARFVEWLLDQ